A single window of Bradyrhizobium daqingense DNA harbors:
- a CDS encoding efflux RND transporter periplasmic adaptor subunit, whose protein sequence is MLFKPDTKQGAQEATAKKSRGRGFVMTLITLAILGGLGYLGWTVTQQQQANNRNQRPDLPVPVLAATPRIQDVPVYLDGVGAIRALNTVTVRSQVDGKLIAVNFTEGQDVKKGDVLGEIDPAIYQAQYDQAVAKKAQDQAQLANQRIDLARYEQLAASNAGSKQQADTQRALVAQTEALVKADQAAIDNAAATLSYTKIVAPISGRAGLRQVDQGNIIHASDTTGLVVITQLQPIALWFSLPQQQIMRVNAAAAKGTLPVDVFGNDGVTVIDTGKLTGIDNQVDQTTGTLKLKAEFPNANYQLWPGQFVNVRLKVETLTQALVVPTSAVQRGPIGTFSYVIGEDNVVSAKPVTVTQQNEHDAVIASGLSPNDKVVTTGFANLSDGSKVIIGRDDQTPSADLAPRKRSRGPDAQKKDGAKEGQKEHQKDGQGKDGEFRAKRKSSEGDQKGQTGPAPGPGAAGSGAKQP, encoded by the coding sequence AGGCGACGGCGAAGAAGTCGCGCGGCCGCGGCTTCGTCATGACCCTGATCACGCTCGCGATCCTCGGCGGGCTCGGTTATCTCGGCTGGACCGTCACGCAACAGCAGCAGGCCAACAACCGCAACCAGCGCCCCGATCTGCCGGTGCCCGTGCTGGCCGCAACGCCGCGCATCCAGGACGTTCCGGTCTATCTCGATGGCGTCGGAGCGATCCGCGCGCTCAACACCGTGACCGTGCGCTCGCAGGTCGACGGCAAGCTGATCGCGGTCAACTTCACGGAAGGCCAGGACGTCAAGAAGGGCGACGTGCTCGGCGAGATCGATCCCGCGATCTACCAGGCGCAGTACGACCAGGCCGTGGCCAAGAAGGCGCAGGACCAGGCGCAGCTCGCCAACCAGCGCATCGACCTCGCACGGTACGAGCAGCTCGCGGCGTCAAACGCCGGCTCCAAGCAGCAGGCGGACACCCAGCGCGCGCTGGTGGCGCAGACCGAGGCGCTGGTGAAGGCGGACCAGGCCGCGATCGACAACGCCGCAGCAACGCTCAGCTACACCAAGATCGTGGCGCCGATCTCGGGCCGCGCCGGGCTGCGCCAGGTCGACCAGGGCAACATCATCCACGCTTCCGATACCACCGGCCTCGTCGTCATCACGCAATTGCAGCCGATCGCGCTGTGGTTCAGCCTGCCGCAGCAGCAGATCATGCGCGTCAACGCCGCGGCGGCGAAGGGAACGCTCCCCGTCGACGTGTTCGGCAATGACGGCGTCACCGTGATCGACACCGGCAAGCTCACCGGCATCGACAACCAGGTCGACCAGACCACCGGCACGCTCAAGCTCAAGGCGGAATTCCCCAACGCCAATTACCAGCTCTGGCCGGGCCAGTTCGTCAATGTCCGCCTTAAGGTCGAGACCTTGACGCAGGCGCTGGTGGTGCCGACCTCCGCGGTGCAGCGTGGTCCGATCGGGACCTTCAGCTACGTCATCGGCGAGGACAACGTCGTCTCGGCCAAGCCCGTGACGGTGACCCAGCAGAACGAGCATGACGCCGTCATCGCCAGCGGCCTGTCGCCGAACGACAAGGTCGTCACCACGGGCTTTGCCAATCTGTCCGACGGCTCCAAGGTGATCATCGGCCGCGACGACCAGACCCCGTCGGCCGACCTCGCGCCGCGCAAGCGTTCGCGCGGGCCGGACGCTCAGAAGAAGGATGGCGCCAAGGAAGGGCAGAAGGAGCACCAGAAGGACGGACAGGGCAAGGACGGCGAGTTCCGCGCCAAGCGCAAGAGCAGCGAGGGCGACCAGAAGGGGCAGACCGGGCCGGCTCCCGGCCCGGGGGCAGCGGGAAGTGGAGCCAAGCAGCCATGA
- a CDS encoding efflux RND transporter permease subunit, with protein MGVSEPFIRRPIATSLLGIALLIGGLLGYFALPVSALPQVDFPTVQVTTQLPGASPDVVASLITAPLERQLGQIPSLSAMNSTSSFGVSQISLQFDLNRDIDGATQDVQAAINAAAGVLPKTLPYPPTYAKVNPADAPVMTLALRSDTISLRAMSDIADTILAQRLSQISGVGRVSVLGGLKPAVRIQADLARLAAYGIAMEDLRTAIANANVSGPKGSLDGAQQAYIIAANDQIAAADAYRPIIIAYRNGSPVTIGDVAQIVDGLENDRTGGWYQGTPAVIIDIQRQPGANVIDVVSQIRAEIPKVQRAIPAGVNLTIVSDRTVTIRASVHDVQFTLVLAVVLVTLVVLLFLRSLRATLIAGVALPLSLITSFGIMYFAGFSLDNLSLMALTIGTGFVVDDAIVMIENIVRHMENGDGPMEASLKGASEIGFTVISLTVSLIAVFIPLLFMSGLVGRMFREFALTLTIAVVTSAVVSLTLTPMMCSRLLKHAHEELAVPGLAAISRFIDRTVEAYHRTLLWVLERQRATLIVTFVTLIATLVLYVVAPKGFLPLQDTASITAVTEAGPDVSFAEMQKRQAEVADAIKADPDVVGVVSVIGAGSVNPTTNVGRLVMNLKPRGERRDDVAAVVIRLKERVAGIPGMTVYFQPVQDVQISTQSSRSQYQYTLTGTDAALVSEWAGKLVAEMRRDPLFRDVSSEAQEGGLRAQLDVDRTRAGQLGVSLQAITDTLNDAFAQRQISTIYGQANQYRVVLEALPMYQRDPSVLSKLYLPGAASSTTVGAPSAQVPLSAVATLKRTTAPLAISHQAQFPSVSLSFNLAPGAALGDAVEAVKTIETRIGMPNSIVGVYAGDAAEFAKALAGQPWLLLAAVITIYIVLGVLYESYIHPITILSTLPSAGVGAILALILCGQDLSVIGLIGIILLMGIVKKNAIMMIDFALDAERGQGMSPQEAIVQACLLRFRPIMMTTLAALFGALPLAIESGTGAELRFPLGVSIIGGLLLSQLLTLYTTPVIYLALDRINRRLEQALPPAESGGPPVAGATEGMQ; from the coding sequence ATGGGTGTCTCCGAACCCTTCATCCGCCGTCCGATCGCGACCTCGCTGCTCGGCATTGCGCTCTTGATCGGCGGGCTGCTGGGCTATTTCGCACTGCCGGTCTCCGCGCTGCCGCAGGTCGATTTTCCGACCGTGCAGGTGACGACGCAGCTACCCGGCGCCAGCCCCGACGTGGTGGCCTCGCTGATCACCGCACCGCTGGAGCGGCAGCTCGGCCAGATCCCGTCGCTGTCGGCGATGAACTCGACGAGTTCGTTCGGCGTCAGTCAGATCTCGCTCCAGTTCGACCTCAACCGCGACATCGACGGCGCTACTCAGGACGTCCAGGCTGCGATCAATGCCGCAGCGGGCGTGCTGCCCAAGACGCTGCCTTACCCGCCGACCTACGCCAAGGTGAACCCGGCGGATGCACCGGTGATGACGCTGGCGCTGCGTTCGGACACGATCTCGCTGCGGGCGATGAGCGATATCGCCGACACCATTTTGGCGCAACGGCTCAGCCAGATCTCCGGCGTCGGGCGCGTATCCGTGCTCGGCGGGCTGAAGCCGGCCGTGCGCATCCAGGCGGACCTTGCGCGCCTCGCCGCCTATGGCATCGCCATGGAGGATCTGCGCACCGCGATCGCCAATGCCAATGTCTCCGGGCCAAAAGGTTCGCTCGACGGCGCGCAGCAAGCCTACATCATCGCCGCCAACGACCAGATCGCCGCAGCCGACGCCTACAGGCCGATCATCATCGCCTATCGCAACGGCTCGCCCGTCACCATCGGCGACGTCGCGCAGATCGTCGACGGCCTCGAGAACGATCGCACGGGCGGCTGGTATCAGGGCACGCCGGCCGTCATCATCGACATCCAGCGCCAGCCCGGCGCCAACGTCATCGACGTCGTCAGCCAGATCCGCGCCGAAATCCCCAAGGTGCAACGCGCGATCCCGGCCGGCGTGAATCTGACCATCGTCTCCGACCGCACCGTGACCATCCGCGCCTCGGTGCACGACGTGCAGTTCACACTGGTCCTTGCGGTCGTGCTGGTGACGCTGGTCGTGCTGCTGTTCCTGCGTTCGCTGCGTGCAACCTTGATCGCGGGCGTGGCGCTGCCGTTGTCGCTGATCACGAGCTTCGGCATCATGTATTTTGCCGGCTTCAGCCTCGACAATCTGTCGCTGATGGCGCTCACGATCGGCACCGGCTTCGTGGTCGACGACGCCATCGTCATGATCGAGAACATCGTCCGCCACATGGAGAACGGCGACGGTCCGATGGAGGCCTCGCTCAAGGGTGCCAGCGAGATCGGCTTCACCGTGATCTCGCTGACGGTATCGTTGATCGCGGTGTTCATCCCGCTTCTGTTCATGTCGGGCCTCGTCGGGCGCATGTTCCGCGAATTCGCGTTGACGCTGACCATCGCGGTCGTGACCTCCGCGGTGGTCTCGCTGACGCTGACGCCGATGATGTGCTCGCGCCTGCTCAAGCATGCCCATGAGGAGCTGGCGGTGCCGGGCCTAGCCGCGATCAGCCGCTTCATCGACCGTACCGTCGAGGCCTATCACAGGACGCTGCTGTGGGTATTAGAGCGTCAGCGCGCGACTTTGATCGTAACCTTCGTGACGCTGATCGCGACACTCGTCCTCTATGTCGTCGCGCCAAAGGGCTTCCTGCCGCTTCAGGACACCGCCTCGATTACGGCGGTGACGGAGGCGGGACCGGACGTGTCGTTCGCAGAGATGCAGAAGCGGCAGGCCGAGGTGGCCGACGCCATCAAGGCCGATCCTGATGTCGTCGGCGTCGTCTCCGTTATCGGCGCCGGCTCGGTCAACCCGACTACCAATGTCGGGCGGCTCGTCATGAACCTGAAGCCGCGCGGCGAACGGCGTGACGATGTCGCAGCGGTCGTGATCCGGCTGAAGGAGAGGGTGGCGGGCATTCCCGGCATGACCGTCTATTTCCAGCCGGTGCAGGACGTGCAGATCTCGACCCAGTCGAGCCGTTCGCAGTACCAGTACACGCTGACGGGTACCGACGCGGCGCTGGTGTCGGAATGGGCCGGCAAGCTGGTCGCGGAGATGCGGCGCGACCCGCTATTCCGCGACGTTTCCTCGGAGGCGCAGGAAGGCGGCCTGCGGGCGCAGCTCGACGTCGATCGCACCCGCGCCGGTCAGCTCGGCGTCAGCCTCCAGGCCATCACCGATACGCTGAACGATGCCTTCGCGCAGCGGCAGATCTCGACCATCTACGGCCAGGCCAACCAGTACCGCGTCGTGCTGGAGGCACTGCCGATGTACCAGCGCGATCCTTCGGTCCTGTCGAAGCTCTATCTGCCGGGTGCCGCCAGCAGCACGACGGTCGGCGCGCCGAGCGCCCAGGTGCCGCTGTCGGCCGTGGCGACCCTGAAGCGCACCACTGCGCCGCTGGCGATCTCGCACCAGGCGCAATTCCCGTCCGTGTCGCTCAGCTTCAACCTGGCGCCGGGCGCCGCGCTCGGCGATGCCGTCGAGGCTGTCAAGACGATCGAGACCCGCATCGGCATGCCCAACAGCATCGTCGGCGTCTATGCCGGAGATGCCGCCGAATTCGCCAAGGCGCTGGCCGGCCAGCCCTGGCTGCTGCTCGCGGCCGTGATCACGATCTACATCGTGCTCGGCGTGCTCTACGAGAGCTACATCCACCCGATCACGATCCTGTCGACACTGCCCTCGGCCGGCGTCGGCGCGATCCTGGCGCTGATCCTGTGCGGGCAGGATCTCTCGGTCATCGGCCTGATCGGCATCATCCTCCTGATGGGCATCGTCAAGAAGAACGCGATTATGATGATCGACTTCGCGCTGGATGCCGAGCGCGGGCAGGGCATGTCGCCGCAGGAGGCTATTGTGCAGGCCTGTCTGCTGCGCTTCCGCCCGATCATGATGACGACGTTGGCGGCGCTGTTCGGTGCGCTTCCGCTGGCGATCGAGAGCGGCACCGGCGCCGAGCTGCGCTTCCCGCTTGGCGTCTCCATCATCGGCGGCCTGCTGCTGAGCCAGCTGCTCACGCTCTACACCACGCCGGTGATCTACCTCGCGCTCGACCGCATCAACCGCCGCCTCGAGCAGGCGCTGCCGCCGGCCGAATCCGGCGGTCCGCCGGTCGCGGGCGCGACCGAGGGGATGCAGTGA
- a CDS encoding efflux RND transporter permease subunit has translation MVSISEPFIRRPVATTLLSIGLFLLGVVAYEFLPVASVPNVDFPAIFVSASRPGADPSVMAATVASPLERRLGEIAGINQITSTSSLGTTSIQLQFDIGRNIDKAARDVQAAINASMVDLPTDLPTLPRFRKANTAGAPVFVLALTSKTLSASAIYDVADTVIAQRISQVPGVGDVTVSGADQPAVRVQLNPVALSNAGIATDDVRTAIINANPLGPVGIFNGERQSETLALNKQMRTAKEFRDIIIKSSNGNFVRLSDVADIEDSVRNARSFAWFNKQPAVLIQITKQGDANVIDTVDRVKALIPALKQWIPAGVEISTLVDRTGTIRASVLDMQWTLLATAVLVMVVVFVFLRRLTPTIAAGISVPLALAGTCAGMWVAGFSIDNLSLMALAISVGFVVDDAIVMIENMYRNLEHGMRPFQAAQEGARQIGFTVVSISLSLIAAFTPLIFMDGVVGRLLREFSLTLTFAILVSTLVSLTVTPMICAHYIRQTTSGTATLFDRLIEGSLSRVIAFYTRTLRTVLELPLLTLLVFFATIGLTVTLYIKVPKGYFPTDDSGFIIGATRASADISFQSMLGLQQRLADIVMQDPAVAGIGSTVGGGGGPGAATSNRGSMFISLKPPEERDHISTQVVIDRLRRALYPVPGIRLFMFAAQDVRAGGRQSDSDYQYTLTSTDLGLLQKWAPIVAKRMESIEGITDISSDRDPGGLQLTLSIDRQKASALGVNVQDIDNALNNAFSQRQIGIIYTQRNQYMTVLEIDPKFQVDPSNLDRIYVAGANDVQVPLSAVVHATRGLAALAVYHSQSFPSTTVSFNLLPDVQLQDATQNIQRAVEELHMPEGIRGSFDGNAGDFAKTSSRQPLLILGALVAMYIVLGVLYESLAHPLTIISTLPSAGLGALLALQLTNTPLTVIAFVGIILLIGIVKKNGIMMVDFALDAERQRGLSSAEAIFEACQARFRPILMTTMAALFAGIPLVIATGPGTELRRPLGITIIGGLFVSQILTLYTTPVIYLLIDRLRRRSAPRPLAAPAE, from the coding sequence ATGGTCTCGATCTCGGAGCCCTTCATCCGCCGCCCGGTCGCGACCACGCTGCTGTCGATCGGGTTGTTCCTGCTGGGTGTCGTGGCCTACGAGTTCCTTCCCGTCGCCTCGGTCCCGAACGTCGACTTCCCCGCCATCTTCGTCTCGGCCAGCCGGCCCGGCGCCGATCCGTCCGTGATGGCAGCGACGGTGGCCTCGCCCCTGGAGCGGCGGCTTGGCGAGATCGCCGGCATCAACCAGATCACCTCCACGAGCTCGCTCGGTACCACCAGCATCCAGCTCCAGTTCGACATCGGCCGGAACATCGACAAGGCCGCGCGCGACGTGCAGGCCGCAATCAACGCATCGATGGTCGATCTGCCGACCGACCTACCGACGCTGCCGCGGTTCCGCAAGGCGAATACGGCCGGCGCGCCGGTCTTCGTGCTGGCGCTGACCTCGAAGACGCTGTCGGCCAGCGCGATCTACGACGTCGCCGATACGGTCATTGCGCAGCGCATCTCACAGGTGCCTGGGGTCGGCGACGTCACGGTCTCCGGCGCCGACCAGCCGGCCGTGCGGGTGCAGCTCAACCCCGTCGCGCTGTCGAATGCGGGCATCGCCACCGACGACGTCCGGACCGCGATCATCAACGCCAATCCGCTCGGCCCCGTCGGCATCTTCAACGGCGAGCGTCAGAGCGAGACGCTGGCGCTCAACAAGCAGATGCGCACGGCGAAGGAGTTCCGCGACATCATCATCAAGAGCTCGAACGGCAATTTCGTCCGGCTCTCCGACGTCGCCGACATCGAGGATTCCGTCCGCAATGCGCGCTCCTTCGCCTGGTTCAACAAGCAGCCGGCGGTGCTGATCCAGATCACCAAGCAGGGCGACGCCAACGTCATCGACACCGTCGACCGGGTCAAGGCGTTGATCCCCGCGCTGAAGCAGTGGATTCCGGCCGGCGTCGAGATCTCCACCCTGGTCGATCGCACCGGCACGATCCGCGCCAGCGTGCTGGACATGCAATGGACCTTGCTGGCGACCGCGGTCCTCGTCATGGTCGTGGTGTTCGTGTTCCTGCGGCGACTGACGCCGACGATCGCGGCGGGCATCTCGGTGCCGCTGGCGCTGGCAGGAACCTGCGCCGGCATGTGGGTCGCGGGCTTCTCGATCGACAATCTGTCGCTGATGGCGCTGGCGATCTCGGTCGGCTTCGTGGTCGACGACGCCATCGTCATGATCGAGAACATGTACCGCAATCTCGAGCACGGCATGCGGCCGTTCCAGGCGGCGCAGGAGGGCGCCAGGCAGATCGGATTCACCGTGGTCTCGATCAGCCTGTCGCTGATCGCGGCCTTCACGCCGCTGATCTTCATGGACGGCGTCGTCGGCCGCCTGCTGCGCGAATTCTCGCTGACGCTGACCTTCGCCATCCTGGTCTCGACGTTGGTGTCGCTGACCGTCACGCCGATGATCTGCGCCCACTACATCCGGCAGACCACCTCGGGCACTGCGACCTTGTTCGATCGACTGATCGAAGGCTCGCTCTCGCGCGTCATCGCCTTCTACACCCGCACCTTGCGCACCGTGCTGGAGCTCCCACTGCTGACGCTGCTGGTGTTCTTCGCCACCATCGGCCTCACAGTGACGCTCTACATCAAGGTGCCCAAGGGCTATTTCCCGACCGACGATTCCGGTTTCATCATCGGGGCGACGCGTGCCTCGGCCGACATCTCGTTCCAGTCGATGCTGGGCCTCCAGCAGCGGCTCGCCGACATCGTGATGCAGGATCCTGCTGTGGCCGGCATCGGATCGACCGTCGGCGGCGGAGGCGGGCCGGGGGCGGCGACCTCGAATCGCGGCTCCATGTTCATCAGCCTGAAGCCACCGGAGGAGCGCGACCACATCTCCACGCAGGTCGTCATCGATCGTCTCAGGCGCGCGCTCTATCCCGTGCCCGGCATCCGCCTCTTCATGTTTGCCGCCCAGGACGTGCGCGCCGGCGGACGGCAGAGCGATTCCGACTACCAGTACACGCTGACCAGCACCGATCTCGGCCTGCTGCAGAAATGGGCGCCGATCGTCGCCAAACGGATGGAAAGCATCGAAGGCATTACCGACATCTCCAGCGACCGCGATCCCGGCGGACTTCAGCTGACCCTGTCGATAGACCGCCAGAAAGCCTCGGCGCTGGGCGTCAACGTTCAGGACATCGACAATGCGCTGAACAATGCGTTCTCGCAGCGGCAGATCGGGATCATCTATACCCAGCGCAACCAGTACATGACCGTGCTGGAGATCGATCCGAAATTCCAGGTCGATCCCTCCAATCTCGATCGCATCTATGTCGCGGGCGCCAATGACGTGCAGGTACCGCTCTCGGCCGTGGTGCACGCGACGCGCGGGCTCGCCGCGCTCGCTGTCTATCACTCGCAGTCTTTCCCCTCGACCACGGTGTCGTTCAACCTCTTGCCCGACGTGCAGCTCCAGGATGCGACGCAGAACATCCAGCGCGCGGTCGAGGAGTTGCACATGCCCGAGGGTATCCGCGGCAGCTTTGACGGCAATGCCGGCGATTTCGCCAAGACGAGCAGCCGTCAGCCGCTCCTGATCCTCGGCGCGCTGGTTGCGATGTATATCGTGCTGGGGGTGCTCTACGAGAGCCTCGCCCATCCGCTCACGATCATCTCGACGCTGCCCTCGGCCGGCCTCGGCGCGCTGCTTGCGCTCCAGCTCACCAACACGCCGCTGACGGTGATCGCCTTCGTCGGCATCATCCTCCTGATCGGCATCGTCAAGAAGAACGGCATCATGATGGTCGACTTCGCGCTCGATGCCGAGCGTCAGCGCGGCCTGTCCTCGGCCGAGGCGATCTTCGAGGCCTGTCAGGCGCGCTTCCGCCCGATCCTGATGACGACGATGGCGGCTTTGTTCGCCGGCATTCCGCTCGTCATCGCGACCGGCCCGGGCACGGAGCTGCGCCGGCCGCTCGGCATCACCATCATCGGCGGCCTGTTCGTCTCGCAGATTCTGACGCTCTACACGACGCCGGTGATCTACCTCCTGATCGACCGCCTGCGGCGGCGATCTGCGCCGCGTCCGCTGGCTGCGCCTGCGGAATAG
- a CDS encoding tRNA-uridine aminocarboxypropyltransferase — protein sequence MSNPPDIAAAPEPIPECPHCQKPMPLCICDSVTPLENRLSLLILQHPQEQDRALGTARLLAKHFEDATVRVGLSWPSLSKALGRPVENAARWAVLYLGSARAADLDAEGEIVALNRKGEVADNQRAILGKLEGVVLLDGTWSQAKALWWRNPWMLKCQRVILNPAHPSRYGRLRKEPRRDGLSTIEAAATILAGLERRPDIAETLHASFERLLTRYREVQVEMPELAPKPAPKGRRRDFRRGKRA from the coding sequence ATGTCCAATCCGCCCGACATCGCCGCCGCGCCCGAGCCGATCCCCGAATGCCCGCACTGTCAGAAGCCGATGCCGCTGTGCATCTGCGACAGCGTCACGCCCCTTGAAAATCGTCTGTCGCTCCTGATTCTCCAGCATCCGCAGGAGCAGGACAGGGCACTCGGCACGGCGCGGCTGCTTGCAAAGCATTTCGAAGATGCCACTGTGCGCGTCGGCTTGTCCTGGCCGAGCCTGTCCAAGGCGCTGGGACGGCCGGTCGAGAACGCCGCACGTTGGGCCGTGCTCTATCTCGGCTCGGCCCGCGCTGCAGACCTCGACGCGGAGGGCGAGATCGTCGCGCTCAACCGCAAAGGCGAGGTTGCGGACAACCAGCGCGCGATCCTCGGCAAGCTCGAGGGCGTTGTGCTGCTCGATGGCACCTGGAGCCAGGCCAAGGCGCTGTGGTGGCGCAATCCCTGGATGCTGAAATGCCAGCGCGTGATCCTCAACCCCGCGCACCCCTCGCGCTACGGGCGCCTGCGCAAGGAGCCGCGCCGCGACGGCCTCTCGACCATCGAGGCCGCGGCGACGATTCTCGCCGGCCTTGAGCGGCGCCCTGATATCGCCGAGACCCTGCACGCCAGTTTTGAACGTCTGTTGACCCGCTACCGCGAAGTTCAGGTCGAAATGCCGGAATTGGCGCCAAAGCCGGCCCCGAAGGGCCGCCGACGCGACTTCCGGCGCGGCAAACGAGCCTGA